CCAGCCGCCGGATTCCCTTCTCCTCGCTGCCGAGGACGACCGCAGTTCTCGCGGCCGGCCGGAACTCCGTGAGCTCGGTCCCGCCCTTCCCTTCCGCCGCGTAGACCCAGAAGCCGGACTCCTGCATCCGCTCGATCGCGCGGACGAGGTTCTTCACCTGCACGACGGGGACGTGGGCGGCCGCGCCGGCCGAAGCGCGGAAGACCGATCCCGTGACCGGGCAGGAGCGGTCGGCGGGGATCACCACCCCGTCGAATGAGAAGGCCCGCGCGCTCCGGAGGATCGCCCCCAGGTTCTGCGGATCCGTGACGCCGTCCAGCAGGAACGCCCTCGACCGCTCCGGCAGCGACGGAAGCCAATCCTCGATGTCGGCGTACCGGAATCCGGCGACCTCCGCCGCGATCCCTCCTCCTTCCCTCTCTCCGGTCCTGCGCTCCCATTCCTCCCGCGGGCATGTCTGGCAGGGCAGCGCCAGTTCCTTCGCCATCCGCTCGACGCGGGCGCGGATTTCCGGCGGGACGGCGACGGAGAGCAGAACCTTCCTTGCGGACTGCGTCTTCGACCGGAGCAGCTCCTCCACGGGGTGCCTTCCGGTGACCCATACGACCGAGGGTGCCGTGCCGCCCCCTCTCATCCTTCCGCGCCCCGGCGCATCGCCTCGGCGATTTCCCGCGCGGCGGCCTTCGGGTCCGCGGCCCGGGTGACGGGCCGTCCGACCACGATGTAGTCCGCCCCGCGCCGGACGGCGTCGCCGGGGGTCACCACCCGCTTCTGGTCGCCCGCCTCGCCGCCCGGCATCCGCACTCCCGGCGTGACCAGGACAGCGTCCTTCCCCAGGCGGGCGCGTACGGCCGCGACCTCGTTCGCCGAGCAGACGATCCCCCCGATCCCCGCCGCCGCCGCGAGCTCCGCCATCCGAAGGACCGCATCGCCTGCTTTCAGGGAGAAGCCCACGTCGGCCAGGTCTGCGTCGTCGAGGCTCGTCAGCACCGTCACCGCGAGGAGGGTCGTCCCGGTCCCCGCAGCCGCCTCCGCCGCCGCCGCCAACATCGCCCGTCCCCCCGAAGCGTGCACGGTGGCGAATCGCACGCCCAGTTCCGCGGCCGAGCGGACCGCCCCCGCGACGGTGTTCGGGATGTCGTGGAACTTCAGGTCGAGGAAGACGCCGTGCCCCGACTCGCGGATGCGCCGGACCAGATCCGGCCCCCCCCGGGGGAAGAGCTCCATCCCCACCTTGAACAGCCCGACCTCCCCGGAGAGCGAGCGGACGGTCGCCAGCGCCGTCCCGGGCGAGTCGGTGTCGAGGGCGATTACGATCCGGTCCTTCATGCGGAACACTCGGCCTTCTTCCGGGCCACCATCTTGAGGACGCTCTCCGCGAGCTTCGGCAGCTCGACCCGGATCGTCTCCCCCGTCTTCCGGTCGCGAAGCTCCCCGAACCCGGCGGCGACGTTCTTCTCCCCCAGGGTGACGCGCACGGGGATGCCCACGAGATCGGCGTCCTTGAACTTGATCCCGGGCCGCTCGTCTCGATCGTCCAGGAGCACCTCCACTCCGCTCGCGTCGAGATCGGAGGCCAGTTTCTCAGCGGCGGACGCCACGTCGGCGTTCTTCACGTTCACCGGAATGATGACCGTTTCGAACGGAGCGATGGAGATCGGCCAGACGATCCCGTCGTCGTCGTGGTTCTGCTCGATCGCGGCCGCGGCTGTCCGGCCGACCCCGATACCGTAGCATCCCATGGCGATGACCTGCTCCCGGCCGTCGGCGTCGAGGCAGACCGCGCGCATCGCCTCGCTGTATTTCGTCCCCAGCCGGAAGACGTGCCCCACCTCGATCCCGCGGGACACCCGGAGCCCGCCGCCGCATCGGGGGCAGGCGTCCCCTTCTCCCACGACCCGCAGGTCGGCGTACGCCTCCGGAGTGAAATCCCTCCCGGGGACCACGTCCACCAGGTGAGCGTCCTTCTCGTTGGCCCCCGTGGCGCCGGACGCGATCGCCCGCACCGAAAGGTCTGCGATCGTCCGGACGGAAAG
The Thermodesulfobacteriota bacterium DNA segment above includes these coding regions:
- the pyrF gene encoding orotidine-5'-phosphate decarboxylase; the encoded protein is MKDRIVIALDTDSPGTALATVRSLSGEVGLFKVGMELFPRGGPDLVRRIRESGHGVFLDLKFHDIPNTVAGAVRSAAELGVRFATVHASGGRAMLAAAAEAAAGTGTTLLAVTVLTSLDDADLADVGFSLKAGDAVLRMAELAAAAGIGGIVCSANEVAAVRARLGKDAVLVTPGVRMPGGEAGDQKRVVTPGDAVRRGADYIVVGRPVTRAADPKAAAREIAEAMRRGAEG
- the rlmB gene encoding 23S rRNA (guanosine(2251)-2'-O)-methyltransferase RlmB; the protein is MRGGGTAPSVVWVTGRHPVEELLRSKTQSARKVLLSVAVPPEIRARVERMAKELALPCQTCPREEWERRTGEREGGGIAAEVAGFRYADIEDWLPSLPERSRAFLLDGVTDPQNLGAILRSARAFSFDGVVIPADRSCPVTGSVFRASAGAAAHVPVVQVKNLVRAIERMQESGFWVYAAEGKGGTELTEFRPAARTAVVLGSEEKGIRRLALERCDGAVRIGMAPGVDSLNVSVAAGIIAHAMGKPQENR